The Zonotrichia albicollis isolate bZonAlb1 chromosome 6, bZonAlb1.hap1, whole genome shotgun sequence genome window below encodes:
- the ZFYVE19 gene encoding abscission/NoCut checkpoint regulator, with protein sequence MDSRCYGCASKFSVFKKECGCKNCGRSFCSGCRSFSAVVPRCGNTQQKVCKQCYGKLTGEESQSSSAKWSPPENYKKRVAAFEAKQNQLKDQQKAAAKPPGRAGCRYQGLSKEDRAIAERLERLREERKPKSIPTQAEIEARLAALKEDGRGPVPSTQEMEDRLAVLQGRDPPSQAPRPVHQAPDTRSLVQQTDDLLTQLSEEVAIDEHYRPRAQPQAASSQSLNDLNQGSEDCVCLANLDPKQLEEEKNKLLAEAAAELQEENTRQEKILQVAKRLAALKGEDPEKVTLEAYRLPDSDEEVAEEEAIHRVLKQLTEEAALDEASGFNIPPDQTTQPGSSQQNLCKQAKQKSHTPATTALARADDSDEDELPWCCICNEDATLRCHGCDGDLYCQRCFWEGHEEFDLKDHQTSRYHLPCKQK encoded by the exons ATGGATAGCCGGTGCTATGGGTGCGCGTCCAAGTTCTCTGTCTTCAAGAAAGAG TGTGGCTGCAAGAACTGCGGACGCTCCTTCTGCTCGGGCTGCCGGAGCTTCAGCGCTGTTGTTCCCCGCTGTGGAAACACTCAGCAGAAGGTGTGCAAGCAGTGCTATGGGAAACTAACTGG aGAAGAATCTCAAAGCAGTTCAGCAAAATGGTCACCACCAGAAAACTACAAAAA GCGTGTAGCAGCTTTTGAGGCTAAACAAAACCAGCTGAAAGACCAACAGAAGGCAGCTGCAAAACCCCCAGGTCGAGCAGGCTGCAGATACCAGGGACTCTCAAAAGAGGATAGAGCTATTGCCGAGAGACTGGAGAGGCTCAGGGAGGAAAGGAAACCAA AGTCCATCCCTACTCAGGCTGAGATCGAAGCTAGGCTGGCAGCCCTGAAGGAGGATGGCCGAGGACCTGTTCCATCCACACAGGAAATGGAGGACCGGCTGGCTGTCCTGCAGGGTAGAGATCCTCCTTCCCAAGCTCCCAGGCCT GTGCACCAAGCCCCAGATACCCGAAGTCTGGTCCAGCAGACGGATGACCTGTTAACTCAGCTGTCTGAGGAAGTTGCCATTGATGAGCATTACAGACCAAGAGCTCAGCCTCAAG ctgctAGTAGCCAGAGTTTGAATGATCTCAATCAGGGAAGTGAAGATTGTGTTTGCCTTGCAAATCTGGACCCAAAACAGCTAGAGGAAGAGAAGAATAAACTTCtagcagaagctgctgctgagctgcaggaagaGAACACTAGGCAGGAAAAGATCCTACAGGTTGCCAAGAGACTGGCAGCACTCAAAGGCGAGGACCCAGAGAAAG TTACACTGGAAGCCTATAGGCTCCCTGACAGTGATGAGGAAGTGGCTGAGGAGGAGGCCATTCACCGAGTGCTGAAACAG CTCACAGAGGAAGCAGCACTGGATGAAGCAAGTGGATTCAACATTCCCCCAGATCAGACCACCCAACCAGGATCCTCACAACAGAACCTGTGTaagcaagcaaagcaaaag AGCCACACTCCAGCCACCACAGCTCTTGCAAGGGCAGATGATAGTGATGAGGATGAGTTACCCTGGTGCTGCATCTGCAACGAAGATGCCACTTTGCGCTGCCATGGCTGTGACGGGGACCTCTACTGTCAGCGCTGTTTTTG GGAAGGCCATGAGGAGTTTGACCTGAAGGACCACCAGACCTCCCGCTATCATCTTCCTTGCAAACAGAAGTGA
- the LOC102062684 gene encoding embryonic protein UVS.2 — translation MKYFLLPTHLAFLCSFALSKPVQITTRKNDLGSEIAVYEGDILLRRGRRSAINCDSCLWPKSQDGLVKVPVNISSDFSITERSWIADALQEISTLTCVQFVNRTTETDYVYVERGQSCWSYFGKIGGRQAVGLVKNGCMDKGAIQHEMNHALGFIHEQARSDRDRFVKIMWEHIVAGEQGNFGKMNSKNLGLPYDYSSVMHYGAYDFSSTPGKPTIVPVPDPSIPIGQRDGLSNLDVAKINKLYKCNCCSSVLSKPKGSFSSVNYPSPYPNNSNCLWLIRIRRNKIFLQFEAFDLQHSSGCSSDYIKIYNGNSKSSPVLLDKYCGKGPLPSLVASGSTMLVEFASDESITATGFRASYNRVNCGATFRDSKGVITSPNYPNKYPKNRACFWVITSPVGYKISLKMLSFELEYSNRCIYDYLLIHDGSRPMSPAVGPYCGTEKVADFTSTGNFVLVEFHSDLVWELPGFVMSYTFAR, via the exons ATGAAGTACTTTCTTCTGCCAACTCATTTAGCATTTCTCTGTAGCTTTGCACTAAGTAAACCCGTTCAG ataacTACACGAAAGAATGACTTAG gTAGTGAAATAGCTGTGTATGAAGGAGACATCCTCCTGAGAAGAGGGCGACGCAGTGCAATTAACTGTGACAGCTGTTTGTGGCCCAAGTCACAAGATGGACTGGTCAAGGTTCCAGTTAACATCTCTTCTGATTTCT CAATAACAGAGAGGTCTTGGATTGCTGATGCTTTGCAAGAGATCTCCACGCTGACCTGTGTGCAGTTTGTAAATCGCACTACAGAAACAGACTATGTTTATGTTGAACGAGGGCAGAG CTGCTGGTCTTACTTTGGAAAGATTGGAGGACGCCAAGCAGTAGGCCTGGTGAAAAATGGTTGCATGGATAAAGGAGCAATTCAGCATGAAATGAACCATGCACTGGGTTTCATCCATGAACAGGCACGGAGTGATCGGGACAGGTTTGTCAAGATTATGTGGGAGCACATAGTGGCAG GGGAACAAGGGAACTTTGGAAAAATGAATTCAAAAAACCTAGGCCTTCCCTATGACTACTCCTCAGTGATGCACTATGGCGC GTATGATTTCTCCAGCACTCCAGGAAAACCAACTATTGTACCAGTTCCTGACCCCTCTATACCTATTGGGCAGAGAGATGGGCTGAGTAACTTGGATGTAGCTAAAATCAACAAGCTCTACAAGTGCA ATTGCTGTAGCTCTGTGTTGTCTAAACCCAAAGGCTCGTTCTCCTCTGTCAATTACCCATCCCCATACCCCAACAACAGCAACTGTCTGTGGCTGATCCGCATCCGTCGAAATAAG ATCTTCCTGCAGTTTGAGGCTTTTGATCTCCAGCATTCCTCAGGCTGTTCTTCTGACTATATAAAAATTTACAACGGGAACAGCAAGAGCtcccctgtcctgctggacaAGTACTGTGGGAAGGGTCCGCTGCCCTCCCTGGTGGCATCGGGATCCACAATGCTGGTGGAGTTTGCAAGCGATGAGAGCATTACAGCCACAGGATTCAGAGCCTCCTACAACAGGG TGAATTGTGGAGCCACTTTCAGAGATTCAAAGGGAGTCATCACCTCTCCAAACTACCCCaataaataccccaaaaaccgAGCATGTTTCTGGGTCATCACTTCTCCAGTAGGATATAAG ATATCTCTCAAAATGTTATCCTTTGAGCTGGAATATAGCAACAGATGCATCTATGACTACTTGCTCATTCATGATGGAAGCCGCCCTATGTCACCTGCAGTTGGCCCTTATTGTGGGACAGAGAAGGTTGCAGACTTTACTTCCACTGGGAACTTTGTGCTGGTTGAATTCCACAGTGATTTAGTGTGGGAGTTGCCGGGATTTGTGATGAGTTATACATTTGCTAGGTAA